Proteins encoded by one window of Dreissena polymorpha isolate Duluth1 chromosome 11, UMN_Dpol_1.0, whole genome shotgun sequence:
- the LOC127851144 gene encoding uracil phosphoribosyltransferase homolog, with product MDPDVIQDSLRKDNYEDLDLGPRFKRMQITDNIRELQTVLRDRSTSRSDFVFYADRLIRLVVEDGLNQLPYREKEVTTPTGCKYKGLMYEKGNCCVSIMRSGEAMEQALRDCCRSIRIGKILIYSDEDTHDAKVVYSKLPPDIANRKVLLLYPIGSTGNTVIKAMHVLKENKVPEKNVVLLNLFITPQAAKTLIETFPELTILTSEVHPIAPHHFGQKYFGTS from the exons ATGGACCCAGATGTTATTCAAGACTCCCTAAGGAAAGATAATTATGAAGATTTAGACTTGGGACCTCGTTTTAAACGGATGCAGATAACTGACAATATCAGAGAACTTCAAACGGTATTAAGAGACAG ATCTACATCAAGAAGTGATTTTGTCTTCTATGCAGACAGACTG ATTCGCTTGGTTGTGGAAGATGGCTTAAATCAGTTGCCATACAGGGAAAAAGAAGTCACCACTCCAACAG GCTGCAAGTACAAAGGTCTGATGTATGAGAAAGGGAATTGCTGTGTTAGCATCATGAGAAGTG GTGAGGCTATGGAACAGGCCCTGCGTGACTGCTGCCGCTCAATACGTATCGGGAAGATCCTCATTTACAGTGATGAGGACACACACGATGCCAAGGTCGTCTACTCCAAGCTGCCACCTGACATTGCCAACAGGAAGGTGCTCCTGCTCTACCCCATTGGAA GCACAGGTAACACAGTGATCAAAGCTATGCATGTCCTCAAAGAGAACAAAGTACCTGAGAAGAATGTAGTACTACTCAACCTGTTTATCACCCCTCAAG CTGCCAAGACATTAATAGAGACATTCCCAGAGCTGACAATCCTAACATCAGAAGTCCATCCAATTGCACCACACCATTTTGGTCAGAAGTACTTTGGAACTTCCTAG